The following proteins are encoded in a genomic region of Oncorhynchus keta strain PuntledgeMale-10-30-2019 chromosome 6, Oket_V2, whole genome shotgun sequence:
- the LOC118385496 gene encoding small glutamine-rich tetratricopeptide repeat-containing protein beta-like: MAVEKRLAFSIVQFLRDQTHCGALNSDEQESLEVAIQCLETTFKINSSDCHLAAPQPLTEIFLNSLLKNDQNNPVPPETSPSPEDTERAEQLKNEGNNHMKEENYSCAVECYSKAINLDLRNAVYYCNRAAAHSRLGNYTEATGDCERAIGIDPSYSKAYGRMGLAFTAMNKYPEAISYFKKALVLDPENDTYKSNLKIAEQKQTETVSPIATGLGFDMASLINNPAFISMAASVMQNQQVQQLMSGMMSNAVGGPAAGVGGLSDISSLIEAGQQFAQHIQHQNPELIEQLRNHIRSRSFSGSAEEHS; encoded by the exons ATGGCAGTGGAGAAGCGCTTGGCATTCTCTATTGTGCAGTTTCTGCGAGATCAAACTCACTGTGGCGCTTTGAATTCCGATGAGCAGGAAAGCCTCGAAG TTGCAATACAATGTTTGGAGACCACCTTCAAGATCAACTCCAGTGACTGTCATCTCGCAGCACCACAACCTCTCACTGAAATATTCCTCAATTCTCTCCTCAAG AATGATCAGAATAACCCGGTGCCACCAGAGACATCCCCATCACCAGAAGACACAGAGAGGGCAGAACAACTGAAGAATGAAG GGAATAATCACATGAAAGAGGAGAACTACAGCTGTGCGGTGGAATGCTACTCAAAAGCCATCAATCTGGACCTCCGAAACGCTGTCTACTACTGTAACAG GGCTGCCGCCCACAGTAGACTGGGTAACTACACAGAAGCAACGGGGGACTGTGAGAGGGCCATAGGGATTGACCCCAGCTACAGTAAAGCCTATGGGAGAATGGG ATTGGCATTTACTGCTATGAATAAGTACCCAGAGGCCATCTCCTACTTTAAGAAAGCTCTGGTGTTAGATCCAGAGAACGACACCTACAAATCCAACCTGAAGATTGCTGAGCAGAAgcaaacagagacagtcagtcct ATAGCTACGGGACTGGGATTTGACATGGCCAGCCTCATCAACAACCCTGCCTTCATCAGCATG GCCGCCAGTGTGATGCAGAACCAGCAAGTGCAACAGCT TATGTCTGGAATGATGTCCAATGCAGTTGGGGGCCCAGCAGCAGGAGTGGGAGGACTGTCGGACATCTCCAGCCTGATTGAAGC tggtcagcagtttGCCCAGCATATCCAGCATCAGAACCCAGAGTTGATCGAACAGCTGAGGAACCACATCCGCAGCCGCTCCTTCAGTGGCAGCGCTGAGGAGCACTCGTGA